Genomic DNA from Deltaproteobacteria bacterium:
GCGGACGCGCCCACCACACGAAGAGCCGCGCGCCCCGGTAGATCGTGAACGCCCCCGGATAGGGAGCCGTGACCGCCCGGATCAGGTCGTAGAGTCGCCGCGCGGGCTGGTCCCACGCGATCCGACCGTCCTCCGGGCGGCGCCCACCGAAGTATGTGGCCCGCGCGTCGTCCTGCGGGATGCGGGGGGCGGTGCCGGCCGCCAGCAGCGGGTAGGTCTCGCGGAGGAGGGAGCGAGCAACGTCGCCAAGCTTGCGGTTGAGGCTGAGCGCCGTGTCGTCCTCGGCGATCGGTACGGCCCGCTGCGCCACGATGTCGCCCCGGTCGGGCTTGGCCTCCATGTAGTGGAGCGTCACCCCGGTCTCCCGCTCGCCGTTGATCAGCACCCAGTTGACCGGACAGCGACCCCGGTAGCGCGGCAGAAGCGAGCCATGCAGATTGAGCGCTCCCCGCCGCGCCAGAGCGAGCACATCCGGCCCGACGATCTCGCGGAAGTAGAAGGAGAAGAGAAAGTCGGGGGCCAGCCGCGCGATCTCCGCGACCACGTCGGGCGCGTTCACGGACGGCGGGAGGAGAACGGGCAGACTCGCTTGCCGGGCGCGCTCGGCGACCGAGCGGAACCAGATGTTCTCGGTTGCAGGGTCGGGATGCGTCACGACCAGCGCGACCTCGGCGCCGAGCGCCAGGAGCTCGTCGAGGCAGACGTAGCCGATGTCCTGGTATGCCATCACGACGACGCGCACGGCTCCTCCGGGTCGGCCGGGTAGACGGCACGGACGATGTAGGGCGGCCGGCGGCGCACCTCGACGTAGATGCGGCCCACGTATTCGCCGACGAGCCCCACGGCGAAGATGAGGATCCCCACGAACACGAACAGGATGGCAAAGAGGGTGAAGAGGCCCTCACTCTCCGGGCCGAGGACCAGCCGCCGGATCAGGAGAAAGGCGCCGAAGGCGATCCCGAGCAGCGACACCCCGAGACCCGCAAGCGACACGAGCTGGATCGGGACGAGCGAGAAGCCGGTCACGAGGTCGAAGCCGAGCTGCATGAACCGGAGCGGCGAGTAGCGCGAGCGCCCCGCCATGCGGGCCTCGTGCCGGATCGAGATCTCGGTTGGCCGCCGCGCCAGCCAGGCGCCGAGTGCCGGAATGAAGAGCGCGCGCTCGGCGAGGTGGAGGATCTCCTCGACCACCGGGCGCCGATAGGCCCGCAACATGGAGCCGCAGTCGGTCATGGGTACCCCGACGGCCAGGGAAGCGAGACGGCTCACGAGCGCAGAGATCGCGCGGCGTAGGAACGGGTCGTTGCGGCCCTCGCGGCGCGTACCGACCGCGTCGTAGCCCGCGTCGATCTCTGCCAGGAGCCGTGGGATCTCCTCGGGCGGGTTCTGCAGGTCCGCGTCGAGCGTGACCACCACCTCGCCGCGGGCGTGGGCGAAGCCGGCCAGCACTGCTGCATGCTGCCCGGCATTGCGCGCAAGCGCCACCACCTTCACGGACGGATCCCATCCCTGGATGAGCAGCAACTCCTCGAGCGAACGGTCCCTGCTGCCGTCGTCGACGTAGACGACCTCGAACGAGCGGGCGAGCTGCTGGAGGACCTGGTGGAGCCGGGTGTGCAGGCGCGGGATGCTCGCGGACTCGTTGAAGACAGGGATGACGACCGAGACCGCCGGCTGCGGGAGGGTGTCCGCCGGCAGTGACTGCGCCCCGGCCCGCTCAAGCTGCATGGCGCCGCAGGATCTCTTCGAGCGCACTGGCCACGTCCTCTACATCCGCGCGCGTCATGCCGGGAAACAGCGGCAGGGACAGGATGCGCTCGGAGGCGCGCGTCGCATGCGGCAGGGCATCGGGCCGCAGCGCGAGCTGCTCGCGGTAGAGGCGGTGGAGGTGGAGGGCCTTGAAGTGCAGGCCGACCCCGATGTTCGCGGCGAGGAGGGCGTCCATCACCTCGTCCCGCCCGACCCGGAGCGCCTCGAGCTGGAGACGGACCACGAGCAGGTGCCAGGCGTGTCGCGCGGGGTAGGGCACGGGCGCCAGCATCTCGACCGCGGGGACGTGCGCGAGGGCTTGCCGATACCAGCAAGCGATGCGCGTTCGGGCCTCGATGAACTCCTGCAGTCGCGTGAGCTGAGCCAGCCCGAGCGCCGCTTGCAGGTCCGTCATGTTGTACTTGAAGCCGAGCGCGACGATGTCGTAGCCGGGGTTGCCGCGCCGCCCGTATCGGCTCCAGGCGTCGCGGGCGATCCCGTGGAAACGCAACAGCCGCAGGCGCTCGGCCAGGTCGGCATCGTCCGTGACGACCATGCCCCCTTCACCGGTCGTGATTGCCTTGATCGGATGGAAGCTGAAGACCGCTGCCGCGCTCCCGCTGCCGATCGGCCGCCCGCGGTATGTCGTCCCGAGCGCGTGGGCCGCGTCCTCGATCACCGCGAGGCCATGATCGGCGGCGATCGCCCGGAGTCGGTCGAGGTCGGCGGGTTGCCCGGCGAAATGCACCGGCAGGACCGCGCGGGTGCGCGACGTGAGCGCGCGAGCGACGGCCGCCGGGTCGATGTTGAGCGTTCCGGGATCGACGTCGACGAAGACCGGCCGCGCCCCGACCGCGAGGATCATGTTCCCGGTCGCGGCCCACGTCATGGGGGTGGTGACGACCTCGTCGCTGGGCCCGACGCCCGCCGCCAGGAGGGCGAGGTGGAGGCCGGCGGTGGCGGAGCTGGTCGCGACCCCGTGCGCAGCGCCGACGGTCTCGGCGAATGCCTCCTCGAAGCGCGCGACGCGCGGGCCGCTGGTCAACCATCCCGAACGGAGGCAGGCGGTCACTTCTTCGATTTCCTGCGACCCGATCGACGGGCGGGACAGTGGGAGAAAGTCGGGGCGCACGCGGCTCCTTTCTCCGACGCCAGTCCTGTGCGTCGGAGCAGCAGTGCCAGGCCCCCCCCGAACCCGCCAGCGCGCTCGTCCATAGCAGGGCGTCGAGCCGAAGCCAAGGAGCCCGCAGGCGTTGCGGCAGCCGTCCGGGACTTGCTAGGTATCCGCCGCACGCCGCCCGGCATGACGATTGGAGCGCTGCTCGATGATCCCCCTTCTGATCCTGCTCGAAAATATCCTCGCGGTTGCTGCCCAACTCTCCCTGCGCCACGGGGCGGCGAGATTCGCCGATCAGCCGTTGGCGCCGTCGATCCTTCTGGAGCCGGTCAGGAACCCCTACATCCTGTGCGGCCTGCTCCTGCACGGCATGAGCTTCTTCCTCTACATCTTCATCCTATCGAGGCTCCGGCTGAACGTGCTCTACCCGGTCGCGACCGGTCTCTCGATCGTGCTCATCACGATCCTGTCCGTCGTCCTCCTCGGCGAGCGCCTGAGCGCTGCGCAGGGGGTCGGCATCGCCGCGATCGCGGGCGGGATCGCCCTGGTATTCACGACCTGAAGTCCGAGGCGATCAGAAATACGATTGCAGCGTGCCCCTGCGCCGAACGTCGAGCGTGGCGCAGTGGAACGATCCGCCGAAGGGCTTGTAGTGCATGAAAGGGCACGGAATGGGCTCGAGGCCGTGGTCCTTCAGCAACTCGATCATCGACACCTGCGACCGCTCCACCACCACCCGCTTCGGGTCCAGCATCAGGACGTTCAGGCTGATCCACTTACTCACCATCGAGAGATGGAGGTTACGCAGGCCCCGGATGGGATCGGGCTCCGGCGCAACGAGGATGTCCCACGACTTGAGGATGGGTGGGAGTTCCTTGGGATCGACGTATTCTGGATTGATCAGCACCTTTCCCGGCGCGAGCGGCACGAAGGTGGTATCGATGTGGAGCGGCTGCGGGCAGTGGCTCTTGATCTCGTGAATGCGGAACTGGGGGCCCAGGTGGCGACGCAGCCACTCGATGCCCGACGCATTGGTGGCGTTGCTGCGGGTGACGAACAGGTCGGTACCGCAGCGGACGAAATCGGCGGCATCGAACAGCGGCTCGAACTCGTTGATGATGTAACGGACCGGCTCACCCTTGGCCGGCGGCCTGAAATGATCGTCGTACAGACGATCGAGCAACTGCGGCTTCGGCGCGGATATCCAGCGCGCCCCCTGCGACCAGTACTCTTTGAGCAGCGTGCGGTAGGCGTGGGTCTCGAAATAGCGCGAGCGCCACGCCATCGGTGTCTCTATGATCTGGTCGCCGATCACCAAGATGCCGTCGCGCGGGCTCGCGGTGCAGAAGCCGCTGGAGGTCCAGTTCGGTGAGCTGAAGCGAATGGAGAAGTCGACGATGTCCGGCCGGCGGACCTTGATACCCTCCGATTCGAGCAGGCGAACGAAGCCCCCGAGCTCCTTCTGCGCCGGCTGGACGAGGAGCCTCGGGTATCGCCGACCGGCGAGCAGCGGATAGAGACGGGCCGCCCTAGCCGGAAGGTTGCCGACCATCGTGACGTGGCCGGGTGGTGCGGCGGCGCCCTCGAGGCGACCGACGACGACCTCCTCCAGCGGATCCCACTCGTTCCAGGAGTTGACCACGCAGGCATGTGCGGTCTCGGCTGACCGCTCGGGTTCTGGTGCGATGGCCCGCGACATGAAGCCTCCCAAAGGCAAACGGCGAGGGCCCTCCGATAATCGTCTGGCGAGAACGAGTCAACGAGAGGGCCGCGGCGTAGCGCGCCGGGATGCGAACCGGCTCACCGGCACCGCCAGTCCCCGATGGCCTCGCCTCTCAGCTCGACGGCGGGCGGCTTCCTTCGCAGCGCCTGTTCACCGGCCCGTTTGTTCATCCGTCTGGGCGGTGCGCGCGGCCTCTACGCGCCGCCGTCCGGCGCCGCAGTTCGAGGCGGCCGGCGCCTATCCCTGGGCCCTGCTCTCGGCGAGCCGCTCGCCACGAGCGAGCAGGCGGTCGAGGGCGAGCTCGGCGTAGTCGTGCGCGCCGTCGAAGGGCACCCGGCCGCGCTCGGCCGCCGAGAGGTGTGCGCAGGACAGGACGAGCGCCATGTGCGTGAAGGCCTGCGGGAAGTTCCCGAGCGCCGCGCCGCTCGCGGGGTCGGCCTCCTCGGCGTAGAGGCCAACGTCGTTCGCGAATCCGAGGAGCCGGTCCGTCACCAGCACGTTCGTGTCGTCGAGGTAGGCGCGCCGCGACCCGCGCACACCGGCGGGTTCGATCTCGAAGGCGCCGCCGCAGGCGGGATCGAGGATCCGGCAGAAGACCGCGGGCGAATCGAAGCGCGGGAAGCAGGCCCAGTCGATCGACCCGTCGCGTCCGACCAGCGCCGCCGAGTGGCAGTCGCCGATCAGCGCGTAGTCCCCGATGCGGTTCATCGCACTCGCGGAACCGACCCAGACGGGACGCGATGCCCGCCGGGTCGTCGCGGCGGGGATTACTCCGTGTCGCGGATCTGCGTCAACCCGGCGATCACCATCAGCGTCACGGTGCCCGCGGGGTCATGATCCATCCCGCCGGCGGGCCCATTCAGGCCCACACC
This window encodes:
- a CDS encoding formyltransferase, giving the protein MRVVVMAYQDIGYVCLDELLALGAEVALVVTHPDPATENIWFRSVAERARQASLPVLLPPSVNAPDVVAEIARLAPDFLFSFYFREIVGPDVLALARRGALNLHGSLLPRYRGRCPVNWVLINGERETGVTLHYMEAKPDRGDIVAQRAVPIAEDDTALSLNRKLGDVARSLLRETYPLLAAGTAPRIPQDDARATYFGGRRPEDGRIAWDQPARRLYDLIRAVTAPYPGAFTIYRGARLFVWWARPLDLGPRLGAPGEVVEIRPGAGVVVATGSGALLLGRVQVAGRDEERADELAVRTGLVRGERLGGDDAARERA
- a CDS encoding glycosyltransferase, which gives rise to MQLERAGAQSLPADTLPQPAVSVVIPVFNESASIPRLHTRLHQVLQQLARSFEVVYVDDGSRDRSLEELLLIQGWDPSVKVVALARNAGQHAAVLAGFAHARGEVVVTLDADLQNPPEEIPRLLAEIDAGYDAVGTRREGRNDPFLRRAISALVSRLASLAVGVPMTDCGSMLRAYRRPVVEEILHLAERALFIPALGAWLARRPTEISIRHEARMAGRSRYSPLRFMQLGFDLVTGFSLVPIQLVSLAGLGVSLLGIAFGAFLLIRRLVLGPESEGLFTLFAILFVFVGILIFAVGLVGEYVGRIYVEVRRRPPYIVRAVYPADPEEPCASS
- a CDS encoding DegT/DnrJ/EryC1/StrS aminotransferase family protein, which encodes MRPDFLPLSRPSIGSQEIEEVTACLRSGWLTSGPRVARFEEAFAETVGAAHGVATSSATAGLHLALLAAGVGPSDEVVTTPMTWAATGNMILAVGARPVFVDVDPGTLNIDPAAVARALTSRTRAVLPVHFAGQPADLDRLRAIAADHGLAVIEDAAHALGTTYRGRPIGSGSAAAVFSFHPIKAITTGEGGMVVTDDADLAERLRLLRFHGIARDAWSRYGRRGNPGYDIVALGFKYNMTDLQAALGLAQLTRLQEFIEARTRIACWYRQALAHVPAVEMLAPVPYPARHAWHLLVVRLQLEALRVGRDEVMDALLAANIGVGLHFKALHLHRLYREQLALRPDALPHATRASERILSLPLFPGMTRADVEDVASALEEILRRHAA
- a CDS encoding amidinotransferase, which produces MSRAIAPEPERSAETAHACVVNSWNEWDPLEEVVVGRLEGAAAPPGHVTMVGNLPARAARLYPLLAGRRYPRLLVQPAQKELGGFVRLLESEGIKVRRPDIVDFSIRFSSPNWTSSGFCTASPRDGILVIGDQIIETPMAWRSRYFETHAYRTLLKEYWSQGARWISAPKPQLLDRLYDDHFRPPAKGEPVRYIINEFEPLFDAADFVRCGTDLFVTRSNATNASGIEWLRRHLGPQFRIHEIKSHCPQPLHIDTTFVPLAPGKVLINPEYVDPKELPPILKSWDILVAPEPDPIRGLRNLHLSMVSKWISLNVLMLDPKRVVVERSQVSMIELLKDHGLEPIPCPFMHYKPFGGSFHCATLDVRRRGTLQSYF